From the Prunus dulcis chromosome 4, ALMONDv2, whole genome shotgun sequence genome, one window contains:
- the LOC117625122 gene encoding protein CHUP1, chloroplastic-like: protein MREENPSESRARSIKFSDQNQIPKCQNVKGNSNASKLRSASSWGSHIVKGLAGDKKTKVQPTVTNKKPPLMGSDMANQKNSFVPSHPRVKRSLIGDLSCSVNGNQVHPQMHPTHRRQSSRDLFIELDHLRNLLRESKEREFQLQAELLECKRNPKVLELERELEVKRIELDGLARKVEFLEEEKTSLSEQLSALTSILDRNEGVTLKKEEQESSVASASGSVEMEVVELRRLNKELQLQKRNLACKLSSVTSQLASLAKASESDIVEKIKAEASALRHTNEDLCKQVEGLQMSRLNEVEELAYLRWVNSCLRNELQNSNSCSTTNSDKPLSPGSFERSSKSAGALPSRSSEYLEYGSVKRLNLIKKLKKWPIADEDLPNLECPDRLLDKSWVDSEEGRSPRRRHSISGSKCCAEELVQSNKRRQSDGFMCAQEMEKDTEPVASENFDLFFGNCHEINKIPASLDVEKRALRIPNPPPRPSCSISSGTKVDGSAQVPPPPPPPPPPPKFAMKTSTTGMVQRAPQVVEFYHSLMKRDSRKDSSNGGVCDGPDVANVRSSMIGEIENRSSHLLAIKADVETQGEFVNSLIREVNNAVYQNIDDVVAFVKWLDDELCFLVDERAVLKHFDWPEKKADTLREAAFGYRDLKKLESEVSSYKEDIRLPCDIALKKMVSLSEKMERTVYNLLRTREPLMRHCKEFQIPTDWMLDNGILSKIKFGSVKLAKMYMKRVAMELQSKAAAEKDPAMDYMLLQGVRFAFRIHQFAGGFDADTMHAFEELRYLAHLLNKK from the exons ATGAGAGAAGAGAACCCATCAGAAAGCAGAGCAAGATCGATCAAGTTTTCTGACCAAAATCAGATACCAAAGTGCCAGAATGTGAAGGGCAATAGCAACGCTTCAAAGTTAAGGTCTGCTTCTTCATGGGGTTCTCATATTGTGAAAGGGCTTGCAGGAGACAAGAAGACCAAGGTTCAACCCACAGTGACAAACAAGAAACCGCCGCTAATGGGCTCTGATATGGCGAACCAGAAGAATTCATTTGTGCCTTCTCATCCACGCGTCAAGCGTTCGCTCATTGGAGACTTGTCATGCTCAGTCAATGGTAATCAAGTTCATCCTCAAATGCATCCCACCCATCGGAGACAGTCCTCTAGGGACTTATTTATTGAGCTTGATCATTTGAGAAACTTACTTCGAGAATCTAAGGAAAGAGAGTTCCAGTTGCAAGCTGAGTTATTGGAGTGTAAGCGAAACCCAAAAGTTTTAGAGCTTGAGAGGGAGCTTGAGGTGAAAAGGATTGAGCTTGATGGCCTAGCTCGAAAAGTTGAGTTcctggaagaagaaaaaactagCCTCTCTGAGCAATTATCGGCATTAACATCGATTTTGGACAGGAATGAAGGAGTGacattgaaaaaagaagaacaagaaagttCAGTGGCATCAGCATCAGGGAGTGTGGAAATGGAGGTTGTGGAGTTGAGGCGCCTGAACAAGGAGCTACAGCTTCAGAAGAGAAATCTTGCTTGCAAGCTTTCGTCTGTGACATCCCAGTTGGCTTCTCTAGCAAAGGCTTCTGAG AGTGATATTGTTGAGAAGATCAAAGCTGAGGCATCTGCGCTAAGACATACAAATGAAGATTTGTGTAAACAAGTTGAAGGTTTACAAATGAGCAGGTTGAATGAGGTTGAGGAGCTAGCCTACCTGAGGTGGGTGAATTCGTGTTTACGAAATGAGTTGCAGAACTCCAATTCATGCTCCACAACAAATTCTGATAAGCCATTAAGCCCCGGTTCGTTTGAGAGGAGTAGTAAATCTGCTGGAGCATTGCCATCTAGAAGCAGCGAGTACTTAGAATACGGTAGTGTAAAGAGATTGAAtctaataaaaaaactaaagaaatgGCCTATTGCTGATGAGGACCTGCCCAACCTAGAATGCCCAGATCGTCTCTTGGATAAAAGTTGGGTTGATTCAGAGGAAGGTAGAAGTCCTAGAAGAAGACACTCAATAAGTGGATCTAAATGCTGTGCAGAAGAGTTGGTGCAGAGTAATAAGAGAAGGCAATCTGACGGTTTTATGTGTGCTCAAGAAATGGAGAAGGATACAGAGCCAGTAGcttctgaaaattttgatttattcttTGGAAATTGTcatgaaattaacaaaattccAGCTTCATTAGATGTGGAGAAAAGGGCCTTGAGAATTCCAAATCCCCCTCCAAGGCCTTCATGTTCCATTTCTAGTGGAACCAAAGTGGATGGTTCTGCCCAAGTTCCACCGCCTCCACCGCCCCCGCCACCTCCTCCCAAGTTTGCAATGAAGACTAGTACCACAGGAATGGTACAAAGAGCCCCACAAGTAGTTGAGTTTTATCATTCACTCATGAAGAGAGATTCTAGGAAGGATTCTTCAAATGGAGGAGTTTGTGATGGCCCAGATGTTGCAAATGTTCGTAGTAGCATGATTGGAGAAATTGAGAACCGATCATCACATTTGCTTGCT ATAAAGGCAGATGTTGAGACTCAAGGAGAATTTGTGAATTCGTTGATCAGAGAGGTGAACAACGCAGTTTATCAAAACATTGACGATGTTGTGGCCTTTGTGAAGTGGCTCGATGACGAACTTTGCTTTCTT GTGGACGAGAGGGCAGTCCTAAAGCATTTTGATTGGCCAGAAAAGAAAGCCGACACACTACGAGAAGCAGCATTCGGTTATAGAGATCTCAAGAAATTGGAGTCTGAAGTGTCTTCATACAAGGAAGATATAAGACTGCCTTGTGATATTGCACTAAAGAAAATGGTCTCATTGTCTGAGAA GATGGAGCGCACTGTTTATAACCTTCTCCGGACAAGGGAGCCCTTGATGCGTCATTGCAAGGAGTTTCAGATACCCACAGATTGGATGCTTGACAATGGAATTTTAAGCAAG ATAAAGTTTGGCTCAGTCAAGTTGGCAAAGATGTACATGAAGAGGGTGGCTATGGAACTTCAGTCAAAGGCGGCAGCGGAGAAAGATCCTGCTATGGATTACATGCTGCTTCAGGGAGTGAGATTTGCTTTCAGAATTCATCAG TTTGCAGGGGGATTCGACGCAGACACGATGCACGCGTTCGAGGAACTTCGTTACCTTGCTCATCTTCTTAACAAAAAGTAA